A stretch of the Peribacillus sp. ACCC06369 genome encodes the following:
- a CDS encoding GerAB/ArcD/ProY family transporter, with product MNQASVNDKFKVSPFYVFFLVHSLQTGLGVLSFQRSLAKATGTDGWISILLAGLIVHIIIWLIYKIFSLVPGDIISVNNHAFGKWIGNFFSLLFILYFFVLGMTVIIGYINVLHVWMFEEVPSWVFALVFLILIYYIITGGFQTITGITFLTVIFSYWLIFVPFYGLKYADFTNSLPIFDHTLLEIMKGTRSASLSMIGFEMILMYYPFIQNGEKSQKYAQGGALATTLLMLLLYFGSIVFYAEKQLALTIWPTLTLTSIIELPFIQRFEYIIISWWALVIIPNMVIPLWAASRGYKRLFNVQQKYPLWVMSILILLINIFFFDVDSLYILYKIINPYSVCFLVLYLPLLLVFINIKKVGKRL from the coding sequence ATGAACCAAGCTAGTGTTAATGATAAGTTTAAGGTATCGCCTTTCTATGTGTTTTTTTTAGTGCATTCCCTGCAAACAGGATTAGGCGTGTTGAGTTTTCAAAGAAGTTTAGCTAAGGCGACGGGAACGGATGGCTGGATTTCCATACTCCTAGCCGGACTCATTGTTCATATAATAATTTGGCTTATATATAAAATTTTCAGTCTTGTTCCTGGTGATATCATTTCTGTTAATAATCATGCATTTGGTAAATGGATTGGGAATTTCTTCAGTCTCTTATTTATCCTTTACTTTTTTGTCCTTGGAATGACGGTCATAATCGGCTATATAAATGTCTTACATGTTTGGATGTTTGAAGAGGTACCTTCATGGGTATTTGCTTTGGTTTTCCTGATCCTGATTTATTATATTATTACGGGAGGGTTCCAAACCATTACGGGTATTACCTTTTTAACTGTAATATTTTCATATTGGCTGATATTTGTACCTTTTTATGGTTTGAAATACGCTGATTTTACAAATTCCCTACCTATTTTTGACCATACTTTATTGGAAATAATGAAAGGAACTAGAAGTGCTTCATTATCGATGATTGGTTTTGAAATGATCCTGATGTATTATCCATTCATTCAAAATGGTGAAAAATCACAAAAGTATGCTCAAGGAGGAGCCTTGGCTACGACGTTATTGATGTTATTACTATATTTTGGTTCGATAGTCTTTTATGCAGAAAAACAGTTGGCTCTTACTATTTGGCCAACATTAACATTGACCAGTATTATTGAATTGCCCTTCATTCAACGGTTCGAATACATAATCATTTCTTGGTGGGCCCTCGTTATTATACCCAACATGGTTATTCCTTTGTGGGCTGCCAGCAGGGGTTATAAGCGCTTATTTAATGTTCAGCAAAAGTACCCGTTATGGGTAATGTCCATACTCATATTACTTATCAATATATTTTTTTTCGATGTCGATTCCTTATATATATTGTATAAAATAATCAATCCATACAGCGTGTGCTTCCTTGTTTTATACTTGCCTCTTCTTTTGGTGTTCATAAACATAAAAAAAGTGGGGAAACGTTTATGA
- a CDS encoding DUF4083 family protein → MNIGDMIFQLVFFIFIFGLFSGVFFLVRSLVTKQPSKSESSEQKLDRIIDLLEKEKKK, encoded by the coding sequence ATGAATATTGGTGATATGATATTTCAACTAGTTTTCTTTATTTTTATATTTGGGTTATTTTCTGGTGTGTTTTTTCTCGTTCGTTCTCTCGTTACTAAACAGCCAAGCAAGTCAGAAAGTAGCGAACAAAAGCTTGATAGAATTATTGATTTACTTGAAAAGGAAAAGAAAAAGTAA
- a CDS encoding LysR family transcriptional regulator, with translation MDLKEVKTFQAILREGTFSKAAQKLNYAQSTITSHIQKLENEIGFKLFERGWEAKLTESGEIFAKEIHSLIKHWDFVLEQSKAIEKEEVGIINIGAIETAATVLPSIISQFREIKPNVTCNITVGNTDTLINLLDSGMIDFAIGGKPYKENGYSFIHLYDEEISVICSKKYYQDPITIQSLHDITEYPVFIGGENCLYYTKFEEELSHLESKPFYYTVSQILSIPLYIHNFPSIGVVLSSSKLSDNIVKVPLELKNPFIPIGIIQKKDNKYLSNIKKLFLDLIRDSFDRE, from the coding sequence ATGGATTTAAAAGAAGTTAAGACATTCCAGGCAATTTTAAGGGAAGGGACATTTTCAAAAGCAGCTCAAAAATTAAACTATGCACAATCAACTATAACGAGCCATATACAAAAACTAGAAAATGAAATTGGATTTAAGTTATTCGAACGAGGATGGGAAGCAAAATTAACAGAATCCGGAGAAATTTTCGCTAAGGAGATTCATTCTCTGATTAAACATTGGGATTTTGTTTTAGAGCAATCAAAAGCAATAGAAAAAGAAGAAGTTGGCATAATAAATATCGGGGCAATTGAAACAGCAGCAACGGTTTTGCCATCTATTATAAGCCAGTTTCGGGAAATAAAACCTAATGTGACTTGTAATATTACTGTAGGAAATACAGACACTCTAATAAATCTTTTAGATAGTGGTATGATCGACTTTGCAATAGGTGGAAAACCGTACAAAGAAAATGGATATTCATTCATCCATTTATATGATGAAGAAATATCCGTAATATGTTCCAAAAAATATTATCAAGATCCTATTACCATCCAATCGTTGCATGATATAACTGAATACCCTGTTTTTATTGGTGGGGAAAATTGTTTATACTATACAAAGTTTGAAGAAGAGCTTTCACATTTAGAGTCGAAACCCTTTTATTACACAGTTAGTCAGATACTATCCATACCTTTATATATTCATAACTTTCCTTCCATTGGTGTAGTCTTATCATCTTCAAAGCTTTCTGATAATATCGTTAAAGTGCCCTTAGAATTGAAGAATCCTTTCATTCCTATTGGGATAATACAAAAGAAGGATAATAAGTACCTTTCTAATATAAAGAAGTTATTCCTAGACTTAATAAGAGATTCATTTGATAGGGAATAG
- a CDS encoding tautomerase family protein, whose translation MPFVQISYLENEYNHKDLQLISRNVMAALIEEFHVPKKDYFQIFQSHKVDEFYFDPNYLLSSKRTNQLLYILITCGPGRSNQQKELLYKSIANKLHNNCNVVKENVFIILSETNLENWSFGDGIPQMI comes from the coding sequence ATGCCATTCGTTCAAATTAGTTATTTGGAAAATGAATATAATCACAAAGATTTACAGCTAATCAGTAGAAATGTTATGGCCGCACTTATTGAAGAATTTCACGTACCCAAAAAGGATTATTTTCAAATTTTCCAGTCGCATAAGGTGGATGAGTTTTATTTTGATCCGAATTATCTTCTTAGTAGTAAAAGAACAAACCAACTTCTTTACATCTTAATCACATGCGGTCCAGGCAGATCTAATCAGCAAAAAGAATTACTGTATAAGAGTATTGCTAACAAATTGCACAATAATTGTAATGTAGTTAAAGAAAATGTATTTATAATTCTATCGGAAACAAATCTTGAAAACTGGTCATTTGGAGACGGAATTCCTCAAATGATTTAG
- a CDS encoding carboxymuconolactone decarboxylase family protein encodes MNKPITPTVRNSLGHFAPDFVRYSEDILFGDLWRRDNLNLRDRSLITVTALVTGENLNQLPYHLELAKQNGLTEEELIETITHLSFYVGWPRSASALEVAKGIFGRGK; translated from the coding sequence ATGAACAAACCCATTACTCCTACTGTAAGAAATTCATTAGGGCATTTTGCACCAGATTTTGTTAGATACTCTGAAGACATACTTTTCGGAGATTTATGGAGACGAGATAATTTAAATTTAAGAGACCGAAGCCTAATTACTGTTACAGCGCTAGTAACTGGAGAAAACCTAAATCAGCTTCCATATCATTTAGAACTTGCGAAACAAAACGGTCTAACAGAGGAGGAACTTATAGAGACTATTACTCATTTAAGTTTTTACGTTGGATGGCCGCGATCCGCATCAGCATTAGAAGTAGCTAAGGGAATATTTGGAAGAGGAAAGTAG
- a CDS encoding STAS domain-containing protein: MKGSLDTYKILEFIQENKEDFEDSLLNEAFNVREKIEEILTVGNIDLINNAHILIQYIIEGKEQELQAFAKQEGIAWATHAIPLTFKLEWVQAIRRTLWKFLQEYNEVTNKVLTEEFFSVEKQVNNQVDRFLNVFFITYSQYKDSLIMAQKELVENLSVPIIPITPTICILPLIGAVDLYRTNILEEKVLTEIGKLRIQILIMDLSGIMEMEVEVIDHLMKIIDGTSLMGCTTVITGLRAEVVRKMINVGMKLNEKAQTLGTLQQALNKYLLS, translated from the coding sequence ATGAAGGGGTCACTAGATACATATAAAATACTGGAATTCATACAAGAAAATAAAGAGGATTTTGAAGATTCATTATTGAATGAAGCATTTAATGTGAGAGAAAAAATTGAAGAAATTTTAACGGTCGGTAATATTGACCTGATAAATAATGCCCATATCCTGATTCAATACATTATTGAGGGTAAAGAACAAGAACTTCAAGCATTTGCTAAACAAGAAGGTATAGCTTGGGCGACACACGCAATACCATTAACTTTCAAATTAGAGTGGGTGCAAGCCATTCGAAGAACCTTGTGGAAGTTCCTACAAGAATATAACGAGGTAACAAATAAGGTTTTAACTGAAGAATTTTTTTCGGTAGAAAAACAAGTTAATAATCAAGTAGACAGGTTTTTAAATGTTTTTTTTATCACCTATTCTCAATACAAAGATTCATTGATAATGGCTCAAAAAGAATTGGTTGAAAATCTTTCGGTGCCTATAATACCAATAACACCCACTATATGTATTTTGCCTTTAATTGGTGCGGTTGATCTTTACCGAACGAATATTCTCGAGGAAAAAGTTTTAACAGAGATTGGGAAATTACGTATTCAAATATTAATTATGGACTTATCTGGAATTATGGAAATGGAGGTTGAAGTAATTGATCATTTAATGAAGATTATTGACGGCACTTCATTAATGGGATGTACTACTGTGATTACCGGGTTAAGAGCTGAAGTGGTTAGAAAAATGATAAACGTAGGAATGAAATTAAATGAAAAAGCACAAACATTAGGAACTTTACAACAAGCATTGAATAAATACTTATTAAGTTAA
- a CDS encoding ROK family transcriptional regulator: MNELVATPKSIKKIILRGIRTTLLELGSATKVELSHTLGISFPTISKFLAQMEKDGEIILVGLDGSSGGRRAKRYRYNPEHMLGLAIFLEKTETNYTIFNCVGEVKEQGKAPSVLKDDGLNLLTTCIENIMTKNSKISSMAIGVPGSVDSGRIFYIPGYEQFQNFDLKGYYEDQFSIPVVVENDMNAAVLGYHNNRGIKDKQSLIYLYSGQNGPGAGIMINGDVVRGSTFFSGEVSFVPQYNDRNFRQALENGSGPKKVTICEDYEIDAISRLVASFVAIINPHTIIFSNDEVEKVILDKIAVGSSKYIPSEHLPSLTMSDWKQDYLYGLQSLGRDLMINGTNSKSVST, encoded by the coding sequence GTGAATGAGTTAGTAGCTACTCCAAAATCTATTAAGAAGATAATCCTTCGTGGTATTCGTACAACTCTTTTAGAACTTGGAAGTGCAACAAAGGTTGAACTCAGCCATACATTAGGAATTAGTTTCCCGACAATAAGTAAGTTCCTAGCACAGATGGAGAAGGATGGGGAAATTATTTTAGTCGGTTTAGACGGTTCTAGTGGTGGGAGAAGAGCAAAAAGATATAGATACAATCCCGAGCATATGTTAGGTCTGGCAATATTTCTAGAGAAAACAGAGACGAATTATACAATTTTTAATTGTGTGGGAGAAGTAAAGGAACAAGGAAAAGCACCGAGTGTATTAAAGGATGATGGTTTAAATTTATTAACTACGTGCATTGAAAACATAATGACTAAAAATTCGAAAATCAGTTCTATGGCAATTGGCGTTCCTGGTTCGGTTGATAGTGGCCGGATTTTCTATATACCAGGATACGAGCAGTTTCAAAATTTTGATTTAAAAGGATATTATGAGGATCAATTTTCTATACCTGTCGTAGTAGAGAACGATATGAATGCTGCTGTTCTCGGATATCACAATAATAGGGGAATTAAGGACAAGCAATCCCTTATATATTTGTATTCTGGTCAAAATGGCCCAGGTGCAGGAATTATGATAAATGGCGATGTGGTGCGAGGAAGTACTTTTTTCTCAGGAGAGGTTTCATTCGTCCCTCAGTATAATGACCGAAATTTTCGGCAAGCTTTGGAAAATGGAAGTGGACCTAAAAAAGTAACTATTTGTGAGGATTATGAGATTGATGCAATTAGCAGGTTAGTAGCCTCGTTTGTAGCTATCATTAACCCTCATACCATCATTTTTAGTAACGATGAAGTTGAAAAAGTTATTTTAGACAAAATTGCCGTAGGTAGCTCAAAATATATCCCGTCAGAACATCTTCCATCGCTTACAATGAGTGATTGGAAACAGGATTATTTATATGGATTACAAAGTCTTGGTCGTGATCTCATGATAAATGGAACAAACAGTAAATCTGTTTCTACATGA